From Montipora foliosa isolate CH-2021 chromosome 6, ASM3666993v2, whole genome shotgun sequence, a single genomic window includes:
- the LOC138007400 gene encoding ELAV-like protein 1-B, whose product MAEAGVPHSDATENNTNLIINYLPQSLSDADFRALFQSIGPTKSCKICRHKSTGYSYGFGFVDYFTPEHAQLAIDTLNGHQLENKFIKVALSRKGGERSKGANLYIRNIPRSWTSEELRELFKPYGNIINSKVLTEPMSGCSKGVGFILYDLKSEAETAINAINNTIPAGCSEVMYVRFADEGISKLKSPGAASPAGVPERPSFNLGEQQYHQGAIGPMGQALMNRRANRFNPMFGGPQIPPPSGFNQMSSETSGGYTLFVYNIGASATQASVYKLFAPYGEVTKVNVMWDYEKGQSKGFCFVTMAALQQAQDAIRALNGYTYDTYPLQVKLKTPKMTYS is encoded by the coding sequence ATGGCAGAAGCAGGAGTCCCTCATAGTGATGCGACTGAAAACAACACCAACTTGATAATCAACTACTTGCCACAGAGTTTGAGTGATGCAGACTTCAGGGCTCTCTTTCAGTCGATTGGCCCAACCAAATCATGCAAAATTTGTCGACACAAGTCAACTGGATACAGCTATGGTTTTGGGTTCGTGGATTATTTTACGCCTGAGCATGCTCAGTTGGCTATTGATACCCTCAATGGTCACCAACTTGAAAACAAGTTCATTAAGGTGGCTTTGTCAAGGAAAGGAGGGGAAAGGAGTAAGGGAGCAAACTTGTACATACGTAATATACCAAGATCATGGACATCTGAGGAACTCAGGGAACTCTTTAAACCTTATGGTAACATTATTAATAGCAAGGTACTCACAGAGCCAATGTCAGGGTGCTCGAAGGGTGTTGGGTTTATTCTTTATGACCTGAAATCTGAAGCTGAAACCGCCATAAATGCCATAAATAATACCATTCCTGCTGGGTGCTCAGAGGTAATGTATGTTCGTTTTGCCGATGAGGGCATTAGTAAACTGAAGTCCCCTGGAGCCGCCAGCCCAGCTGGTGTTCCTGAGCGGCCAAGTTTTAATCTTGGTGAGCAACAGTATCACCAAGGTGCAATTGGTCCTATGGGACAAGCACTCATGAATCGTCGTGCCAATCGATTTAACCCAATGTTTGGGGGCCCCCAAATTCCTCCACCATCAGGCTTCAACCAGATGTCTTCTGAAACTAGTGGAGGCTATACCCTGTTCGTTTACAACATTGGAGCAAGTGCAACGCAAGCTTCAGTTTATAAACTCTTTGCACCATATGGTGAAGTAACAAAGGTAAATGTCATGTGGGATTATGAAAAGGGGCAGTCCAAAGGATTTTGCTTTGTTACTATGGCTGCATTGCAGCAAGCACAGGATGCTATTCGAGCATTAAATGGGTACACATATGATACATATCCCCTGCAAGTTAAGCTTAAGACTCCCAAGATGACATATAGCTAG
- the LOC138007401 gene encoding nucleoporin Nup37-like, which produces MPSLAANQEVSSTFSFESVEDIKVVEFCPFVSATGLVGYGGENRVSVGICLFQEEASDSHLPMLQFQHITDFHHGGNILSLTWSPKTNIQHLPYSLQFCTAGEDNKIRYFVSNARNSSSLRTLEGHLNYINDCIIEPVSGLEVASVSDDRTCRLWDLETGTQKSCIPLSSAGMSVKWHQKEPNKLMVAQKNGLIRFYDLLSQQPILSLSTGQVPLMSADWCSSNDLLVGAVARDDWIIWDMSKSSLPEVIEQAHPDGVCKFRWSNVHDNLFATTGRPGNHVNIYHMEHHKIPVSCQMPTGGGLTWHPSLPVCASGGGNKVHLWFLEV; this is translated from the exons ATGCCATCACTGGCCGCAAATCAAGAGGTATCAagcacattttcttttgagaGCGTGGAGGATATAAAAGTTGTTGAATTCTGTCCATTTGTTAGTGCCACTGGTCTTGTTGGCTATGGTGGTGAGAACAGAGTATCAGTTGGCATTTGTCTTTTTCAAGAAGAAGCATCAGACAGCCACCTTCCCATGTTGCAGTTCCAGCACATAACAGATTTTCATCATGGAGGGAATATCCTCTCTCTTACTTGGTCTCCAAAGACAAACATTCAACATTTGCCATATTCTTTGCA GTTTTGTACTGCAGGGGAGGATAACAAGATTCGTTACTTTGTGTCTAATGCAAGAAATTCATCTTCATTGAGGACTCTGGAAGGACATCTCAATTACATCAATGATTGCATCATTGAACCAGTGTCTGGTCTGGAAGTTGCTAGTGTCAGTG aTGATCGCACATGCCGTCTCTGGGACCTAGAGACTGGAACACAAAAATCCTGCATTCCTCTCAGTTCTGCTGGAATGAGTGTCAAATGGCATCAAAAGGAGCCAAACAAG CTCATGGTGGCACAGAAGAATGGCCTCATCAGATTTTACGATCTGCTAAGTCAACAGCCCATCTTGTCCCTCAGCACAGGGCAAGTGCCTCTGATGTCTGCTGACTGGTGCTCCAGCAATGACTTGCTAGTTGGTGCAGTAGCAAGGGATGACTGGATCATATGGGATATGTCAAAGTCAAG TTTACCTGAGGTCATTGAACAAGCTCATCCTGATGGAGTCTGTAAATTTAG GTGGTCAAATGTACATGACAATCTTTTTGCCACAACTGGACGTCCAGGGAACCATGTCAACATTTATCACATGGAGCATCATAAA ATACCAGTTTCATGTCAAATGCCAACTGGAGGTGGACTAACATGGCATCCTTCCTTACCAGTATGCGCATCAGGTGGAGGGAACAAGGTACACTTATGGTTTTTGGAAGTGTAG